The DNA window TTACTAACTTCCTCagtgtttattaaattttcatggcacttattaaaccatttggtctcgccaaggagccgacgttgacaatttctatatccgcttttaaggacaaaatataactagcaaaaggAAACTAACTACACGAGGTAAAGGGTTactttttgaaacaattttgttccgccaataaaccgacggagccccgctacgcgggcctcctatttccgctctaaggtaactaacgaacctacacgaggaaaagggttatttttaagacaatttaGTTCCACCAATGAgtagacggagccccgctactcggggctcctatttccgctctaaggaaTCAAAGGAAACTAACAACCTACCCGAGGAATAgggttactatatttttttctgtgtaattatatgtatgtctgaaatataatatactttaggaattttagacattaaatctatatgcaggaaaatcagtagggcttcaaaatatatgcctaataatatttctgaataattattgttatacttttcaattttatactcatcaactttatgacttttgagattatgatatccaatattatggtttgttattgttagaaccatgaaacgttattcgtaacaaaaattatgactagtgatgtttatgaccacaaaatatgtgaataacaacttctgactaacgaaattatgaacaataagtttatgggaaagaaagggatcCCGCCACTGACATGTGTGCTTAGTCCGCCTGCGCGCGCTATGTATCTGCCCATTACATGAATTTCAcattttatcttatttatattttagctTTTAGAAGACAAACAAGCGGTGTACACCATTTGAGCGACGACTAACACCAGTACTGGATATTTCACAGAATGACTGATAGGATGCTTGCGAGTATCCATGATAACGCTCGCGCACAAAACATAGGTTTTGAAAGAGATTTCTCAAGGAATTGTATCTAGCATAATGACGAATACATGTATACAgggttacggtgatcgctttccatcaggcggaccgtatacctgtttgcatATCTTTAcgtttgcttttataaaaaatgATTATACTATTCTACatacgttttttgcgttgtactttcctcgctataaatagtggaggggaaaagtttcgtgttacaaacgggtgcaaatgtattttacttttcgtgtgttgaaaaactcgccaagttcaactttgcacccttgtataacaaataactattacttattaGCTTTTATCTACGccttacttttatttgattctaTTGATGATTTATATtgcttaaaattatcaaaatgggTAGTTATTCGCAGTATCCAATGCTTGGAAAAGGGGTGACACCACCTCCGAACCGAATCAATGTACAATATATTTAATCATGGGATAACGGtaagcaaaaaaataacatagtgCAATACATATTAGGTTTCTTTGAgtttgaaagtattatttttttttaaatcaataatacaTACTAAAACTATATTACATTTACTGTAATTTTGTTCGTTATACTCACTCCCTCGGCAATAGTTCCGGAGATATgacctttgaaaaaaaaaacgaaccacTGTCGACCACTTCACCCTACACACACAGCGCGCACATGCGAGGCGGACGAAGCACAAAGTTCAGTCGCGTACCATCTGAATAGTCTCGTGAGAGAAGAGTGTTTTGGATACAGAATGGAAGGATTAAAGTGTATAAACAAACACGATGTAAAAATtgttcttgaataaataaactgaaactatataaaatttaacgaaatataatattacattttcaggttccattattttttaacatatattactagttataaaaattacagcctgtacaatttggcacaatatttttaactaaaaatgaataatatttgtgataaaattcTATGCTAGGTACCGTATCTTTGatcgtaataattatataattttaaaatatttcgttaTTCTAACGGAAACTACGAACACCTATCtacaaatttagatttttgttagTTGCGGCATACGGTACGTATTATGGTCACGTTATAATATAAAGAATAgttcaaatttatttatatatcaccTTTCCTTGTTACCTATATCATTTCGTGCTATGTGCGCGAAGCCGCGAACTAAAACCTACCTGCAGGGGTTGCAAGGTCAACGACCCCACCCGAGCGCGCGCGCCGGCTCGCAGTAGGTACTGTGGGTACCTAACCAAATCTAACCATGCCTGCGCGCTCGTTTACAAGGCACATGCATTTTAGCTTGTgtgtattttatgtatataaaataattatgtattcattttcatatttatttattgcttttttttACACAGCCAGCACATGTAAACTATACAGGCTTCCTGTataatatttgtgataaaattcAACGTTTGTATAAACTTTTACATATATATGAAGCTTCAAATAATTTTCATCAGCGAGAAAATACGAAACAATGAATTTTGCCATAAATATTGTAACCGGGAGATATTAAAACCTTTATAATGTAGAAACTAatcgtttttgaaaaaaacacaaaaagataTCCCACTGCCCGGGCTCGAAACCAGGACCGCATTGATCAGTGAGAGCCGTAAGCGGTGATGAAACCCACACGGCCAAATTCTACTTGCGACTGACGGGCAAAATTCGCCAATACATGTCACATAGTACATtgtgaaataatttgtttttgtccTAAAACAGGAATTATGTAATGTACACTCGTAATAATGAaatgataatttaatttcattttgtttcgcttctctattctaagaaaaaaaatggctcgGCGCAGCGAGCGGCACAGCCCCTCCGTCCGAGAGCCGTCAGGCAACTGGCGCACGGTGCGTGGCGCGTTCAAAGGTAGCCCCTTAAGTAAAAATATGCTTTACCTGTGACTCCACAACTACTCCGCAGACATGTTCTTCAAGGCAGCAGCGTCCGCAAGTCTCGCAGTGCGAGTACGTTGGCTTCACACAACGCTCGCATTTGTTGCAGTGCTTATacctaaaacaaaacaaaatgttaATACCTAGTTAATTTGAATGTGTGTTTACAGATGTTTGTACTACACAGCTTGGCTCAGTCGTACGACAAGTCCATTATGTTCAGGCGAAATTTTGTGAAAAATTTACTTAACGCCTTTATAAACACTTcaagttctcgcgttttgtttttaaataactatagcCTGTGTAGTTTTTCCTTACTTCCCGAATTTATGGCAATCATCTGGGCACACAAGACAGCTTTATTAGCTGAGTCGTTTGACCATCCATTATGTTCAGCTCAGACAAGTTAGTGCAGAAACGAATGTGCATAACGGTGCTAAATTACTTGCCTTTGTTGCCTAAAGCCTGTAGTTTTCTTACCTCGTGCCATGCCATTCTTGCTGGTGCATTCCCCACACCCCACACTTATTGCAATGGTTATACTTCAACTTGGTACACAGCTTAATTGAGTCGTTCAACCATTCCATTATGTTTAGGGGCAAGTTTACCTCATGTCATGCCATTCTTGCTAGTGCATTCCCCACACTTATTGCAATGGTTGTACTGAAACTTGCTACACAGCTTAGCTGAGTCGTTCAACCATTCCATTACGTTTAGGGGCAAGTTAGTGTAAAAATGAATGAGCGTACCGATGCTAAATTACTTGCCTAAAGCCTGTATAGTTTTCTTACCTCATGCCATTCTTGCTAGTACACTCCCCACACTTATTGCAATGGTTATTGCTGGCCAGCACCCAGTATTTGCACTTGTTACACAGCTTATAGTTGGAATCGTTGGACATGTCGATGGTAGCGAGTGGCAGGTTGGTGAAGAAACGAACTGGCGAGCCGAGCTTCTTGCCCTTGTTCTTGAATTTCTTGTGGTTTTCGTATTCAACCTGtggataataatttaatatctaATGAAAAATAGTTCCGAAAGTTCAGAATTGAAGTAGATGTTGCGTGGCATAAGTACACACTTGCAACCACTACGAATCtcatacttttaaacgagcaattcttgtatatttatttatttatttatttatttatttatatatatatttatttacactgacgatctcgcaaaccgctctaacgatttcgcagaaatttgttatgtgggggtttttgggggtgaaaaatcggtctaacttatccttaggtcccggaaaacgcgaattttcgagttttcatgcgattttcttcgcgcgccatctcgtgggcaaaagttgtactgttaagacagaattctttcggtcgatgtaagtactatttattgcaaacactagatggcgacacaggtcaacctaaaacgaatagaaaatacactatttgagtttttgtggcgaaatgcgcgccatctcgtgtggagtagttgtgttgttaaggctgagaattctttcgctcgaacaggtactattcatttttgaactagatggcgacacatgtcaaggataaactcccgactaactcggctttcaaataaaaaaataaataatctaaatcggttcatccgttcggctgCTTCCCagatatttattcataattttgtacAAAAGAATTTATGCAAAAAGTACAAGTACGATTTTACATTATGCGATAGTTCTGGTGGTCAAAAGTTGATCAATTATTCAGTAAGTTACAGTTGGATTCATAATCTTAATTACACaggtacttatatacttacTAACTTGATTGTGCCAAAAAACATGCACAAACTATATTCATACCTGAAAATCATGCATTTTCATCTCCGGCATGATATTCCTTATGTAGGGTTCTGAGAAATATGGGAAGGCCCAGATGACCGGCAAGGGGGACTGTTTATCGCACAACTTGTTGTATGTGGCCGACAGTTCTTTCAGTGTTTGTGTGAGCGGCTCGACGCGGCCGCCGAAGGGAGGATCCATTACTATGCATAGGCCTCCATCTCTGTAAGAAGAATATACcaaatttaaaattggaaaGAGGTGAGACAAATTCATGGTCTCTGGATTGTTACTCCGACCGCAATCTGACATTAAGGCCCAACCCATCAAAAGcagagtttagaccagcaagttattgctgcaagtttggagacgcaactataggtaagagtgagtggcaaatatctacatctctttcttgcatatacctcTGTCTcgaaacttgcagcaataacttgcacgtctaaactcagctttacaatGTTTACTACGTAACTCCGCGCACGATTGTCATGGCATTCAAGAGTAGAACTTATTAACACATTCTTgctcccataaaaaaaaattgaatacttaaccacaaaatagCTTGAAAAACATAACGTCTGGAAAGGAAAAGTATCTGCCAAGTTTCGTAAATCGAGTTGTAACTTACTTGGAACTCTTAAAGAACTTCTTAAGCACTTTCTCGTCCTCATTCCCATTGAAAAGGTAGTTGTTGAACATATTGTACCAGAGGTACTTGCTGGGGGCATGGAAGAGTCGTTGCCGAGTGTCGTAGTCGAGTAGCAGCGAGTTGAAGTCCGGGTGAGCTTGGGCTGCCTCGTGGATAGATGGCGTGCCGATGCAGAGGATGTTTCTGGAAGAAATGGAAATGGTAATTTGTTGGTTGTTAGCGAAATAATTAAACGAAATAGGTAACATTAATTACAATGTTAATGTGATATTTTGtgacaattttttatttattttttttttattttattgataatgGGAAACAA is part of the Leguminivora glycinivorella isolate SPB_JAAS2020 chromosome 10, LegGlyc_1.1, whole genome shotgun sequence genome and encodes:
- the LOC125230739 gene encoding rRNA N6-adenosine-methyltransferase ZCCHC4 — translated: MTKKRKFNPKATEPQKHAPVEVIVEDVTNHPMCLHGPTLLFSSEKGRYFACASCRDKKECTVHIEEEEWKKEGVRKRNEKYYNLIPKIDKAAAWSNLNEVKSRHPSDRAYCDTCKELYLHSQSKKHLNHRVITPLTDEQLQTPSSWLPALENDTVEAQYIFTKKSVSCVLGILRNNNIKNILCIGTPSIHEAAQAHPDFNSLLLDYDTRQRLFHAPSKYLWYNMFNNYLFNGNEDEKVLKKFFKSSKDGGLCIVMDPPFGGRVEPLTQTLKELSATYNKLCDKQSPLPVIWAFPYFSEPYIRNIMPEMKMHDFQVEYENHKKFKNKGKKLGSPVRFFTNLPLATIDMSNDSNYKLCNKCKYWVLASNNHCNKCGECTSKNGMRYKHCNKCERCVKPTYSHCETCGRCCLEEHVCGVVVESQSCYNCHEKGHKQSACPQLQEVPQKKKKGKTLSHSCNQHLGEAYLQ